One segment of Ziziphus jujuba cultivar Dongzao chromosome 12, ASM3175591v1 DNA contains the following:
- the LOC107415499 gene encoding uncharacterized protein LOC107415499 yields the protein MSMSDLPPKDMEVQLPRPTRVKSKTPAPIQITAEQILREARERQEAEIRAPKQKITDHIELDDYRLRKRKEFEDLVRRVRRGVKVWVKYAEWEESQKDLRRARSVWERALEVDYRNHSIWLKYAEFEMKNRCINHARNVWDRAVTLLPRVDQLWLKYIHMERMLGNVAGARQIFERWMCWMPDQEAWFSYINFELSFNEVERARAIFELFVQCHPNAEAWIRYSKFEMKNGDIDRCRNVYSRAADQLAPDPEESHKLYLAFAQFEELSNEPERARCIYNFALHHVPKDKAENLNKKIMEFEKQYGSEEQIEDAMVREKRIVCERKVRKKPLKYNNWFRYIQLEESVGNKDRIREVYERAIANVPPANDKRGWDRYIYLWIKYALYEELDAEDMERTRDVYRECLKLIPHKKFSFAKLWILAAQFEIRQLNLKGARQILGNAIGIAPKDKIFKKYIEIELQLGNIDRCRKLYEKYLEWAPENCYAWSKYAELEISLCESERARSMFELAIAQPALDMPESLWKTYIDFEISEHEFERARDLYERLLNRTKHVKVWSSYAKFEASVVKETDLGEQKKQCVLRSRRVFEKAVNYYKSALPELKEERAMLLGEWMDMEVSFADLGDTSFVQTKLPKKLKKRRRIVAEDGPVGYEEYIDYLFPEEMETQTANMKILEAAYRWKKQKLCSDKEERVFSVED from the exons ATGTCGATGTCCGACCTACCCCCCAAAGACATGGAGGTGCAGCTTCCTCGTCCGACTAGGGTTAAGAGCAAAACCCCAGCCCCAATTCAGATCACTGCCGAGCAAATTCTCCGGGAAGCCAGAGAGCGTCAGGAGGCTGAAATCCGGGCGCCGAAGCAGAAAATCACCGACCACATTGAACTCGATGATTATCGACTCCGCAAGCGCAAGGAGTTTGAGGATCTAGTCCGCCGTGTCAGACGGGGTGTGAAAGTTTGGGTCAAGTATGCAGAGTGGGAGGAATCACAGAAGGATTTAAGACGCGCACGGTCGGTGTGGGAGCGAGCGCTGGAGGTCGACTACCGGAACCACTCTATATGGCTCAAGTACGCCGAGTTCGAGATGAAGAACAGGTGCATCAACCATGCCAGGAACGTCTGGGACCGTGCCGTTACTCTGCTTCCAAGAGTGGACCAGCTGTGGCTCAAGTACATCCACATGGAGCGTATGCTCGGCAATGTGGCCGGTGCCAGGCAGATTTTCGAGAGATGGATGTGTTGGATGCCGGACCAGGAGGCATGGTTTTCTTACATCAATTTCGAGCTCAGTTTCAACGAGGTTGAGCGTGCCAGAGCCATTTTCGAGCTCTTCGTTCAGTGTCACCCTAACGCTGAAGCTTGGATTCGCTACTCTAAATTTGAGATGAAGAATGGAGATATTGATAGGTGTAGGAATGTATATTCGAGGGCTGCCGATCAATTAGCACCTGACCCTGAAGAATCACACAAGCTCTATCTTGCGTTCGCTCAATTCGAAGAGCTGAGCAACGAACCTGAGCGCGCTAGGTGTATCTATAATTTCGCACTCCATCATGTACCCAAGGATAAAGCTGAAAAtttgaataagaaaattatgGAGTTTGAGAAGCAGTATGGATCTGAGGAACAGATTGAGGATGCTATGGTGAGGGAGAAGCGCATTGTATGTGAGCGTAAAGTCAGGAAAAAACCTCTCAAGTATAACAATTGGTTTCGTTACATTCAGCTTGAAGAAAGCGTGGGCAATAAGGACAGAATCAGGGAAGTTTATGAGCGAGCAATTGCTAATGTTCCTCCAGCTAACGATAAGCGGGGTTGGGATCGTTACATTTACTTATg gATTAAATATGCATTGTACGAGGAGCTTGACGCTGAAGACATGGAACGTACAAGAGACGTGTATAGGGAGTGCCTAAAACTGATCCCTCACAAAAAATTCTCCTTTGCAAAGTTATGGATTCTTGCTGCCCAATTTGAAATACGACAGCTCAATCTCAAGGGTGCACGACAAATACTTGGAAACGCAATTGGAATTGCTCCTAAAGATaagatatttaagaaatatatagAGATTGAATTACAATTGGGAAACATAGACCGGTGTAGAAAATTATACGAGAAGTATCTGGAGTGGGCACCAGAGAACTGCTATGCATGGAGCAAGTATGCGGAGTTGGAAATATCTTTATGTGAGTCAGAGCGAGCAAGAAGTATGTTCGAGCTTGCTATTGCTCAACCAGCTCTTGACATGCCAGAATCACTTTGGAAGACATACATTGATTTTGAAATATCAGAGCATGAATTCGAAAGAGCCAGAGACTTGTACGAGAGATTGTTAAACCGTACAAAACATGTGAAGGTCTGGAGTAGCTATGCCAAATTTGAAGCATCTGTTGTGAAGGAAACTGATTTGGGAGAGCAAAAGAAACAGTGCGTTTTACGTTCAAGAAGAGTTTTTGAGAAAGCAGTAAACTACTATAAATCAGCTCTTCCCGAATTAAAAGAGGAAAGAGCGATGCTTTTAGGAGAATGGATGGATATGGAGGTTAGCTTTGCTGATTTAGGTGATACCAGCTTTGTTCAAACTAAGTTGCCCAAAAAGCTCAAAAAGAGAAGGCGAATAGTAGCTGAAGATGGTCCTGTTGGATATGAGGAATACATTGATTACTTATTCCCTGAGGAAATGGAAACACAAACCGCAAATATGAAGATATTGGAAGCTGCGTACAGGTGGAAGAAGCAAAAACTTTGTTCTGATAAGGAGGAGAGGGTTTTCTCTGTTGAGGATTAG